From Pseudomonas putida, one genomic window encodes:
- a CDS encoding DUF6708 domain-containing protein: MNLPHRDFGWKFDLCGPDKTPDPQLISGFINPPPNHVDENYLELPTNLFKTRGAYIVGIGLMLAINTFLMINIIFFDLSWSWHSLDPSVFMLFVSLAIFIWTPSYIRLDIGHPRDQPIRFNRHRRKVYFYRYKFDNMHPYGTKNWGIQPVSYNWDDLTAEVYRIHAPLGYGGIIEKVMITVRKHDTNEVIDRLFLADDIEQGKHYWALARLFMQKGPEALPDFASPPVDWNSDDTTNPFDQLAPKVQWPPEMDLESRTAPGQGEQP; encoded by the coding sequence ATGAATTTGCCACATCGCGATTTCGGATGGAAATTTGACCTCTGTGGTCCAGATAAAACCCCCGATCCACAGCTAATCTCCGGCTTTATAAACCCACCCCCGAATCACGTTGATGAGAACTATTTAGAGCTACCCACCAACTTATTCAAGACCAGGGGAGCATACATAGTTGGAATAGGCCTTATGTTAGCAATTAACACCTTCTTAATGATTAACATTATTTTTTTCGACTTAAGTTGGTCTTGGCATAGTCTAGACCCGTCTGTATTTATGCTTTTCGTGTCCCTTGCTATATTTATTTGGACACCCTCTTACATCCGCCTGGATATTGGCCACCCTCGCGACCAGCCAATTCGTTTCAACAGACATCGCCGAAAAGTGTATTTCTATCGATATAAATTTGACAACATGCACCCTTATGGAACTAAGAACTGGGGCATCCAACCTGTCTCCTACAATTGGGATGACCTCACAGCCGAAGTTTATCGAATTCACGCCCCCCTTGGATACGGTGGGATTATAGAGAAAGTAATGATAACAGTGCGCAAACATGACACCAATGAAGTGATCGATCGCCTATTTTTGGCTGACGACATAGAGCAAGGGAAACACTACTGGGCCCTTGCTAGACTTTTCATGCAAAAAGGCCCTGAAGCACTTCCGGATTTCGCCTCCCCCCCTGTCGACTGGAACAGTGACGACACCACAAACCCATTCGACCAACTAGCCCCCAAAGTCCAATGGCCACCCGAAATGGATCTTGAATCCCGCACCGCCCCCGGCCAAGGAGAACAACCATGA
- a CDS encoding DUF6708 domain-containing protein, which yields MTLPRRAFGWKYDLPDTAIPSDFRPVIEEFLAPPSHIDSIYIELPRSIFKMRGYDPIVGGSILLVGLITLISFIYNDFTSTTKADAGGLLIFAASYAFVFFFIFAQIRMDLTYPRNEPIRFNRLRQRVYFYQYRHDQLHPFGWKNWGVKPVAYDWEQLTAEVYSVYSPMGYGGRAEKVMISVRKPGTDEVIDRVFFAGNIEQGKKFWALARIFMQEGQDALPTFTHAPTDWNSDDLRNPFHRLAPKVQWPPEMDLESRTAPAQGEHS from the coding sequence ATGACTTTGCCCAGAAGAGCTTTCGGCTGGAAATATGATTTACCCGACACAGCCATCCCTTCAGATTTTCGCCCAGTGATAGAAGAATTTCTGGCACCACCAAGCCATATTGACTCAATATACATTGAGCTTCCGAGATCGATATTCAAAATGAGAGGCTACGACCCTATCGTAGGCGGCTCAATCTTGCTCGTGGGGTTAATTACGCTGATCTCGTTCATCTACAACGATTTCACCTCCACCACCAAAGCAGACGCTGGTGGACTGCTCATATTTGCAGCCAGTTATGCTTTTGTTTTTTTCTTCATATTTGCGCAAATACGCATGGACCTTACATATCCGCGCAACGAGCCTATTCGTTTCAACAGACTTCGCCAGAGGGTTTATTTCTATCAATACAGGCATGATCAACTTCATCCCTTTGGTTGGAAAAACTGGGGCGTTAAACCTGTGGCCTACGACTGGGAACAGCTTACCGCCGAGGTATATAGTGTTTATTCCCCAATGGGATACGGTGGGCGAGCTGAGAAAGTCATGATCTCGGTCCGCAAACCAGGCACTGACGAAGTGATCGACCGCGTTTTTTTCGCCGGTAATATTGAACAGGGCAAAAAATTCTGGGCACTTGCAAGAATTTTTATGCAGGAAGGCCAGGACGCCCTCCCAACATTTACCCACGCGCCTACGGACTGGAACAGTGATGATCTGCGCAACCCCTTTCATCGCCTAGCCCCCAAAGTCCAATGGCCACCCGAAATGGACCTTGAATCCCGCACCGCCCCCGCCCAAGGAGAACATTCATGA
- a CDS encoding PAAR domain-containing protein, which translates to MNPVVLVDHRHDCPKHRIGVVETGSADYAFNGKAVARVGGRISSGALITDGSAGYLIKGREVECEGDQTIYDGGRHYWPHRGQARL; encoded by the coding sequence ATGAATCCCGTCGTCCTGGTAGATCACCGCCATGACTGCCCAAAACATCGCATTGGCGTAGTGGAAACAGGCAGCGCCGACTACGCCTTCAATGGCAAGGCCGTTGCCCGAGTGGGCGGCCGGATCAGCAGTGGTGCGCTGATCACTGATGGTTCGGCGGGTTATCTGATCAAGGGCAGAGAGGTCGAATGCGAAGGAGATCAGACGATCTACGATGGGGGTCGCCATTACTGGCCTCATCGCGGGCAAGCCCGCCTCTAA
- a CDS encoding DUF6708 domain-containing protein, with translation MTLPGRAFGWKYDLPAPSTPLDFRPVIERSLTPPSHVDSIYIELPRSLFKFRGYNPIVGGSLMLAGLIMLIYFIYDDFTSPTRADVSGLLTIAATYAICFFITFAYIRMDLTYPRNEPIRFNRRRQRVYFYQYRFDRLHPFGRKDWGVKPVAYDWEQLTAEVYSVNAPMGYGGRVEKVMISVRKPGSDEVIDRVFFAGNIEQGKQFWALARIFMQEGQDALPTFTHAPTDWNSDDLRNPFHRLAPKVQWPPEMDLESRTAPGQGDKT, from the coding sequence ATGACGTTGCCCGGAAGAGCTTTCGGCTGGAAATATGACTTACCCGCCCCGTCCACCCCTTTAGATTTTCGCCCAGTGATAGAAAGATCTCTAACACCACCAAGCCATGTTGACTCAATATACATTGAGCTTCCGAGATCACTATTCAAATTCAGAGGCTACAACCCTATTGTAGGCGGCTCACTCATGCTCGCGGGGTTAATTATGCTCATCTACTTCATCTACGACGATTTCACCTCCCCCACCAGAGCAGACGTTAGCGGACTACTCACAATTGCAGCCACTTATGCAATTTGTTTCTTCATCACATTTGCGTACATACGCATGGACCTTACATACCCACGCAACGAGCCTATTCGATTCAACAGGCGCCGCCAGAGGGTTTATTTCTATCAATACAGATTTGATCGACTTCACCCCTTTGGTCGGAAAGACTGGGGTGTTAAACCTGTTGCCTACGACTGGGAACAGCTTACTGCCGAAGTCTATAGTGTTAATGCCCCAATGGGATACGGTGGGCGAGTTGAAAAAGTCATGATCTCAGTCCGCAAACCCGGCTCCGACGAAGTGATCGACCGCGTTTTTTTCGCCGGTAATATTGAACAGGGCAAACAATTCTGGGCACTTGCAAGAATTTTTATGCAGGAAGGCCAGGACGCCCTCCCAACATTTACCCACGCGCCTACGGACTGGAACAGTGATGATCTGCGCAACCCCTTTCATCGCCTAGCCCCCAAAGTCCAATGGCCACCCGAAATGGACCTTGAATCCCGCACCGCCCCCGGCCAAGGAGACAAAACATGA
- a CDS encoding DUF6708 domain-containing protein produces the protein MEIETPCNEPIRFNRARRKVYFYQYRFDRLNPLGKRNWGVKPVAYNWDDLTAEVYRVYRPMGAGGLIENILLSVRNPETDEVIDRVFFPVISNKGSSTGSLPSFSCRTVSKLFQRSCIAPLTGIQNTLPTRSNA, from the coding sequence ATGGAAATAGAAACACCGTGCAACGAACCTATTCGCTTCAACAGGGCTCGTCGAAAGGTCTACTTCTACCAGTACCGGTTCGATCGACTTAACCCTTTAGGTAAAAGAAATTGGGGTGTCAAACCTGTCGCCTACAACTGGGATGATCTTACGGCAGAGGTCTATCGTGTCTACAGACCCATGGGGGCCGGCGGACTCATTGAAAACATCCTGTTATCAGTTCGCAACCCGGAAACTGATGAGGTAATCGACCGGGTATTTTTTCCTGTGATCTCGAACAAGGGAAGCAGTACTGGGAGCTTGCCAAGCTTTTCATGCAGGACGGTATCGAAGCTATTCCAGCGTTCGTGCATAGCTCCGTTGACTGGAATACAAAATACTCTTCCAACCCGTTCGAACGCCTAG